A section of the Bos indicus isolate NIAB-ARS_2022 breed Sahiwal x Tharparkar chromosome 26, NIAB-ARS_B.indTharparkar_mat_pri_1.0, whole genome shotgun sequence genome encodes:
- the WNT8B gene encoding protein Wnt-8b yields the protein MSLRSVNNFLMTGPKAYLIYSSSVAAGAQSGIEECKYQFAWDRWNCPERALQLSSHGGLRSANRETAFVHAISSAGVMYTLTRNCSLGDFDNCGCDDSRNGQLGGQGWLWGGCSDNVGFGEAISKQFVDALETGQDARAAMNLHNNEAGRKAVKGTMKRTCKCHGVSGSCTTQTCWLQLPEFREVGAHLKEKYHAALKVDLLQGAGNSAAGRGAIADTFRSISTRELVHLEDSPDYCLENKTLGLLGTEGRECLRRGRALGRWERRSCRRLCGDCGLAVEERRAETVSSCNCKFHWCCAVRCEQCRRRVTKYFCSRADRPRGGAAHEPGRKP from the exons ATGTCGCTGAG GTCAGTGAACAATTTCCTGATGACTGGTCCAAAg GCTTACCTGATCTACTCCAGCAGCGTGGCAGCTGGTGCCCAGAGTGGAATTGAAGAATGCAAATATCAGTTTGCTTGGGACCGCTGGAACTGCCCTGAGAGAGCCCTGCAGCTGTCCAGCCATGGTGGCCTTCGCAGTG CTAATCGGGAGACAGCATTTGTACATGCCATCAGTTCTGCTGGGGTCATGTACACTCTGACTAGAAACTGCAGCCTTGGGGATTTTGACAACTGTGGCTGTGACGACTCCCGCAATGGGCAACTGG GGGGCCAAGGCTGGCTGTGGGGAGGCTGCAGCGACAACGTGGGCTTCGGAGAGGCAATATCCAAGCAGTTCGTCGATGCCCTGGAGACAGGACAGGATGCTCGGGCAGCCATGAACCTGCACAACAATGAGGCAGGCCGCAAG GCGGTGAAGGGCACCATGAAACGCACGTGTAAGTGCCACGGGGTGTCTGGCAGCTGCACCACGCAGACCTGCTGGCTGCAGCTGCCGGAGTTCCGAGAGGTGGGCGCGCACCTGAAAGAGAAGTACCACGCAGCTCTCAAGGTGGACCTGCTGCAGGGTGCAGGCAATAGCGCGGCGGGCCGCGGCGCCATCGCTGACACCTTTCGCTCCATCTCCACGCGGGAGCTGGTGCACCTGGAGGACTCCCCGGACTACTGCCTGGAGAACAAGACGCTAGGGCTGCTGGGCACCGAAGGCAGAGAGTGCCTGCGGCGCGGCCGGGCCCTGGGCCGCTGGGAGCGCCGCAGCTGCCGTCGACTCTGCGGGGACTGCGGGCTGGCGGTAGAGGAGCGCCGCGCCGAGACCGTGTCCAGTTGCAACTGCAAGTTTCACTGGTGCTGCGCGGTCCGCTGCGAGCAGTGCCGCCGGCGAGTCACCAAGTACTTCTGCAGCCGCGCGGACCGGCCACGTGGGGGCGCGGCGCACGAACCTGGGAGAAAACCCTAA